In the genome of Salinispirillum sp. LH 10-3-1, one region contains:
- the murB gene encoding UDP-N-acetylmuramate dehydrogenase, translating into MMIPTLHADFDLQRYHTLACPSVAEYAVTVTERSHLSTALAWAKQRALPVQVIGEGSNLVPRDVVPGLTVINRLSGVRVLKQTADQVELRVAGGVSWHWLVLFCSAQHWYGLENLALIPGTVGAAPVQNIGAYGVELCDVFVSLDAVNIRSGEQHSFSAEDCQFGYRQSVFKGVEEGAWIITAVTLRLSRRFAPNLTYGPLADLNPASSAELIEHVIAVRQSKLPDPALIPNAGSFFTNPIIPIAQARSLQQTYAAMPVYPTADGEFAKVAAGWLIEQAGLRGDYAADTGIGPYEKQALVLVNPQRVASSKVMARAQEIAQIVEDKFGISIVPEPRLFP; encoded by the coding sequence ATGATGATACCCACCTTGCACGCCGACTTCGATTTACAGCGCTACCACACCCTAGCTTGTCCCAGCGTTGCTGAGTATGCCGTAACGGTTACCGAGCGTAGCCATTTGTCTACGGCCTTGGCATGGGCTAAGCAACGTGCATTACCGGTGCAAGTGATTGGCGAGGGCAGTAATTTAGTGCCGCGTGATGTCGTACCTGGGTTAACAGTGATTAATCGTCTGTCAGGTGTGCGTGTGCTGAAACAGACCGCCGACCAGGTTGAATTGAGGGTTGCTGGGGGTGTTTCCTGGCACTGGCTGGTGCTGTTTTGTAGCGCTCAGCATTGGTATGGCCTTGAGAACCTGGCATTGATTCCCGGTACCGTTGGGGCAGCGCCAGTGCAAAACATAGGTGCCTATGGCGTAGAGCTTTGTGATGTGTTTGTAAGCCTGGATGCAGTTAATATTCGCAGTGGTGAGCAACATTCTTTCAGTGCCGAAGACTGCCAATTTGGTTATCGCCAGTCGGTATTCAAAGGGGTGGAAGAGGGGGCTTGGATCATCACCGCCGTAACATTGCGTCTATCGCGCCGCTTTGCACCTAATTTAACCTACGGGCCCTTGGCTGATTTAAACCCAGCGAGTTCAGCCGAGCTGATCGAACATGTCATTGCGGTACGGCAGTCAAAGCTACCGGATCCAGCCCTTATACCCAATGCTGGAAGTTTTTTTACCAATCCGATCATACCCATAGCGCAAGCGCGTAGCTTACAGCAGACCTATGCAGCCATGCCGGTGTATCCGACTGCTGATGGTGAGTTCGCTAAGGTAGCCGCTGGTTGGTTAATTGAGCAGGCTGGGTTGCGGGGTGATTACGCAGCAGATACGGGTATTGGTCCGTACGAGAAGCAGGCGCTGGTGTTGGTAAACCCTCAACGCGTTGCGTCGTCAAAAGTGATGGCGCGAGCACAAGAAATCGCGCAGATTGTGGAAGATAAATTCGGCATATCCATTGTTCCAGAGCCACGTTTGTTTCCGTAG
- a CDS encoding low molecular weight protein-tyrosine-phosphatase produces the protein MSLTIKVLFVCLGNICRSPTAHGVFVQKVRAAGLASRITVDSAGTAAYHLGKAPDSRSQLAAKQGGYDLSELRARQVVKEDFLEFDYVLAMDEQNLKELRVLHQSVVGDARCAPQLFLAMLQDSGRPSEVPDPYYGGADGFVEVLQLCEDAADALLRHIRAQHNL, from the coding sequence ATGTCATTGACCATCAAGGTGCTGTTCGTTTGTCTTGGTAATATTTGTCGTTCGCCCACAGCCCATGGCGTGTTTGTGCAAAAGGTTAGGGCGGCTGGCTTGGCCTCGCGTATCACCGTCGACTCAGCAGGTACGGCGGCGTATCACCTCGGCAAGGCGCCGGACTCGCGGTCGCAGTTAGCGGCGAAGCAAGGCGGTTATGACTTGAGTGAGTTGCGGGCACGCCAAGTGGTAAAAGAGGACTTTCTTGAGTTCGACTACGTACTGGCGATGGATGAGCAAAACCTGAAAGAGTTACGGGTGTTGCATCAGTCGGTGGTAGGCGACGCGCGTTGTGCACCGCAGCTGTTCTTGGCGATGTTACAAGACTCAGGGCGTCCCAGTGAGGTGCCAGATCCCTATTACGGTGGCGCCGATGGGTTTGTTGAAGTATTGCAACTCTGTGAAGACGCAGCGGACGCCTTGTTACGACATATTCGAGCACAGCACAATTTATGA
- the kdsB gene encoding 3-deoxy-manno-octulosonate cytidylyltransferase — MSTPSFYVVIPARYQSTRLPGKPLADILGKPMVQWVYEAAQRSAAIGVCIATDDKRVEAAVESFGGRVRMTSANHVSGTDRLAEVAAQAGWADDTIIVNVQGDEPTMDPALINQVGELLAAHPEAGVATLCVPVTDVAEMNNPNAVKVVLSQRGLALYFSRAAVPWNRDGETLAVPGYRHLGIYAYRVSALQQFVSWPTGQLEQVEKLEQLRFLEHGVHIAVAVADLAPPAGVDTPEDLARVIRLLAEREDA; from the coding sequence ATGAGTACCCCGTCTTTTTATGTCGTTATTCCTGCCCGTTACCAGAGTACTCGGTTACCCGGTAAGCCCTTGGCAGATATCCTCGGCAAGCCTATGGTGCAATGGGTCTATGAGGCCGCGCAGCGAAGTGCGGCGATAGGCGTGTGTATTGCTACTGACGACAAGCGAGTGGAGGCTGCCGTAGAGTCCTTCGGTGGTCGTGTACGGATGACCTCAGCAAATCATGTGTCTGGTACTGACCGGTTAGCGGAGGTAGCTGCGCAGGCAGGCTGGGCAGATGACACCATCATCGTAAATGTTCAGGGCGATGAGCCAACCATGGACCCGGCACTGATTAATCAGGTAGGTGAGCTGCTGGCCGCGCATCCGGAAGCTGGGGTTGCGACCCTGTGTGTTCCTGTCACGGATGTCGCCGAAATGAACAACCCCAACGCCGTTAAGGTGGTGCTAAGTCAGCGCGGTTTGGCGTTGTATTTCAGTCGTGCAGCCGTGCCATGGAACCGTGATGGAGAAACGTTGGCAGTACCGGGCTACCGACATCTGGGCATCTATGCCTATCGTGTATCGGCGTTGCAACAGTTTGTCAGTTGGCCGACAGGTCAATTGGAACAAGTAGAGAAACTTGAACAGTTACGTTTTCTCGAGCACGGTGTGCACATTGCTGTTGCCGTTGCCGACCTGGCGCCCCCGGCTGGCGTAGACACGCCGGAAGACTTGGCTCGGGTGATTCGTTTATTGGCAGAGCGGGAGGACGCTTAA
- the lpxK gene encoding tetraacyldisaccharide 4'-kinase, with protein sequence MSWPVFWQRNTTLSYVLSPLSSLYLWLSRRHQQRLLRRREALPVPVIVVGNLVVGGTGKTPFIQWLAEQLKTQGERPAIVSRGYGGRLTEPTVLTPDHRAEDVGDEPLLLAQATGVPVCIGQDRVAAVQWLLHHHADVTVVLSDDGLQHLRLPRELEICLFDGAAGVGNARVLPAGPLREPLSRVQQIPLIISKGKPLAGLPANAAVPRVMHLGLGQPKHVVTGVELVQTKDSVIALCGIGQPNSFFNALRAQGWRFTEMPLRDHQPLSAQQMRALTGQTVLMTSKDAVKLKNQTLPFDAYEVPLQVSFSATDERTILKTITEHLPRPQ encoded by the coding sequence ATGAGCTGGCCGGTTTTCTGGCAGCGTAACACCACGCTATCCTATGTGCTGAGTCCTCTCAGTAGCCTGTACCTTTGGCTGTCAAGGCGCCATCAGCAGCGTTTGTTGCGGCGTCGTGAGGCCCTGCCAGTCCCTGTCATCGTGGTAGGGAATCTGGTGGTGGGTGGTACGGGCAAAACGCCCTTTATTCAATGGCTGGCAGAGCAACTTAAAACCCAGGGTGAGCGTCCTGCCATAGTATCGCGGGGCTATGGTGGCCGACTCACCGAGCCCACTGTACTGACGCCCGACCATCGGGCCGAGGACGTCGGCGATGAGCCATTACTACTGGCCCAAGCCACCGGTGTGCCAGTATGCATTGGTCAAGATAGGGTGGCGGCAGTGCAGTGGCTACTGCACCACCATGCAGATGTTACCGTGGTGCTCAGTGACGACGGTTTACAGCACCTCCGGCTGCCACGTGAGTTGGAGATCTGCCTGTTTGATGGGGCGGCTGGGGTTGGTAATGCCCGAGTACTGCCCGCAGGCCCGTTGCGTGAGCCGTTGAGCCGTGTGCAGCAAATCCCCTTGATCATCAGTAAAGGCAAGCCTCTGGCTGGCCTGCCCGCCAATGCGGCTGTGCCGCGGGTTATGCACCTGGGTTTAGGGCAGCCCAAGCATGTGGTGACGGGTGTTGAGCTGGTTCAGACAAAAGACAGCGTGATTGCCCTGTGTGGTATTGGCCAGCCCAACTCTTTTTTCAACGCCTTACGTGCGCAAGGCTGGCGCTTTACGGAAATGCCGCTGCGTGATCATCAACCGCTGAGCGCGCAACAAATGCGGGCGTTAACCGGTCAAACCGTCTTGATGACCAGCAAGGACGCCGTTAAATTGAAAAATCAGACGCTGCCGTTTGATGCTTACGAAGTGCCTTTGCAGGTCAGCTTTTCAGCAACGGACGAGCGGACTATCTTGAAGACCATCACTGAACATTTACCGAGGCCTCAATGA
- a CDS encoding biopolymer transporter ExbD, whose protein sequence is MNFRRAREEEISVNLTPLIDVVFLLLIFFMVTTTFTRETQLEVELPQVQTENVLGNDERIDVVIDAQGGIEINNQLLINTQFDTLKRALETVIQPGNVQVVVITTDKQTPAQSLMHVMDAVGQLGHSRIAFAAQLESE, encoded by the coding sequence ATGAATTTTCGCCGCGCCCGTGAGGAAGAGATCAGTGTCAACCTGACACCCTTGATCGACGTCGTGTTTTTGTTGTTGATCTTCTTTATGGTCACCACGACCTTTACCCGGGAAACTCAGCTCGAAGTGGAATTGCCACAGGTGCAAACGGAGAATGTGCTGGGCAATGACGAGCGTATTGACGTCGTTATTGATGCCCAAGGAGGCATTGAAATCAACAATCAACTGTTGATCAATACCCAGTTTGATACGCTTAAGCGTGCCTTGGAAACAGTGATTCAACCGGGTAACGTGCAGGTTGTGGTGATCACCACCGACAAACAAACCCCCGCACAATCCTTAATGCACGTAATGGACGCCGTCGGGCAACTGGGGCATAGCCGTATTGCCTTTGCTGCTCAACTGGAGTCTGAATGA
- a CDS encoding MotA/TolQ/ExbB proton channel family protein has translation MFEIVKAGGWLMIPIIISSVLAIAIIIERFWVLRVDNVAPRDLLPTVWRRVRENKLSAEYLKAIKQETWLGSILAAGLQQSRLGREAMKDSIQQQADQVAHEMERFLNSLGTIALISPLLGLLGTVLGMIQVFTAIMVQGTGNAGVLAGGISQALITTAAGLSVAIPAMIFHRALTRRVDTLLVTMEQDCVKLVDALSAEPEA, from the coding sequence GTGTTCGAGATAGTTAAAGCCGGTGGTTGGTTGATGATACCGATTATCATTTCCTCTGTGCTGGCAATTGCCATCATCATCGAACGTTTCTGGGTACTGCGGGTGGATAATGTAGCGCCACGTGACTTGCTGCCAACGGTTTGGCGTCGGGTGCGCGAGAATAAATTGTCAGCCGAGTATTTGAAGGCTATCAAGCAAGAGACATGGTTGGGCAGTATTTTAGCGGCCGGGTTGCAACAGTCGCGTCTCGGCCGTGAAGCGATGAAAGACAGTATTCAGCAACAGGCTGATCAAGTTGCGCACGAAATGGAGCGCTTTCTGAACAGTCTGGGTACCATCGCCTTGATTTCGCCGTTACTGGGGCTGCTCGGAACGGTATTGGGGATGATTCAAGTATTTACCGCCATCATGGTGCAGGGTACGGGTAACGCTGGGGTTTTAGCTGGTGGTATTTCACAAGCTTTGATTACCACCGCGGCGGGCCTGTCCGTTGCGATTCCTGCCATGATCTTCCATCGCGCGTTGACGCGTCGCGTAGATACCTTGCTGGTTACCATGGAGCAAGACTGTGTGAAGCTGGTCGACGCCCTGAGCGCCGAGCCGGAAGCCTAA